The following proteins come from a genomic window of Abditibacteriaceae bacterium:
- the folE gene encoding GTP cyclohydrolase I FolE yields MSNIQSNNLGTQTDITDKGIEPDGLAQHYRALLEGIGEDPNREGLLKTPARAAAALRFFTQGYDQSLETILNNAVFHEDNNNMVLLRDIEFYSNCEHHLVPFFGKCHIAYIPDGKIVGVSKLARITDMFARRLQVQERLTNQIADALVEALEPKGVAVICEGIHLCMVARGVEKQHSTMTTSAMRGVFLDLPTRMEVMTLLRGPRAF; encoded by the coding sequence GTGTCAAATATTCAAAGCAACAATCTGGGGACGCAAACCGACATCACCGATAAGGGCATTGAACCCGATGGCCTCGCGCAGCATTATCGCGCGCTCTTGGAAGGCATCGGCGAAGACCCGAACCGCGAAGGACTACTCAAAACTCCGGCGCGTGCCGCCGCTGCGTTGCGGTTTTTCACCCAAGGCTACGACCAAAGCTTGGAAACGATTCTCAACAACGCGGTTTTTCACGAAGACAACAACAATATGGTGTTGCTACGCGATATTGAATTTTATTCCAACTGCGAGCATCATCTGGTGCCGTTTTTTGGCAAGTGCCACATCGCGTATATTCCCGACGGCAAAATTGTCGGCGTTTCCAAACTGGCGCGCATCACCGATATGTTCGCGCGCCGCCTTCAAGTACAAGAACGCCTGACCAACCAGATTGCCGATGCTTTGGTCGAAGCGCTTGAACCCAAAGGCGTTGCAGTGATTTGCGAAGGCATTCATTTGTGCATGGTCGCGCGCGGCGTCGAAAAGCAACATTCAACTATGACGACTTCGGCGATGCGCGGCGTATTCCTCGACTTGCCGACACGCATGGAAGTCATGACTTTGCTACGCGGCCCGCGCGCGTTTTAA
- a CDS encoding 6-carboxytetrahydropterin synthase — protein MPTVSICRRAFFSSGRRLFHPDWTEERNHELFGRDVLPHGENYALDVFYAGPVNERDGMIANLTDMKPVIADAIAPLEGAWLPDDVEHFASLRPTTENLVKWIWTRLPARIGGGQLSRLTLAEGTKTCAAFDGTVMKITRKYEFAAAHRLHMPHESEDLNAELYGKCNNPRGHGHNYGLEVTVEGEPDAETGTAISAIELDRIVDEEVFERFDHKHLNEDCPEFRELIPTSENLARVIFDVLQPKVDNGARKLARIGLNETQKNYFEVEA, from the coding sequence ATGCCTACAGTTTCTATTTGCCGTCGCGCGTTTTTCTCTTCGGGCCGTCGCTTGTTTCACCCCGATTGGACAGAAGAACGCAATCACGAACTTTTCGGACGCGACGTCTTGCCTCACGGTGAGAATTATGCGCTCGATGTGTTTTATGCGGGGCCCGTCAACGAACGCGACGGCATGATCGCCAACCTTACCGATATGAAACCGGTGATTGCCGATGCCATCGCTCCTTTAGAAGGAGCGTGGCTTCCCGACGACGTCGAGCATTTTGCCTCGCTCCGGCCCACAACAGAGAACCTTGTAAAATGGATTTGGACGCGCCTGCCCGCGCGCATCGGCGGCGGCCAGTTGTCGCGTCTCACTCTGGCGGAAGGCACGAAAACCTGCGCCGCCTTTGATGGAACCGTTATGAAAATCACCCGCAAATATGAATTCGCCGCCGCGCATCGCTTGCATATGCCGCACGAAAGCGAAGACCTCAACGCCGAGCTTTACGGCAAGTGCAACAACCCGCGCGGGCATGGTCACAATTACGGATTGGAAGTCACCGTCGAAGGCGAGCCCGACGCCGAAACCGGCACCGCGATTTCGGCCATCGAACTCGACCGCATTGTGGACGAAGAAGTTTTCGAGCGCTTCGATCACAAGCATCTCAACGAAGATTGCCCCGAATTTCGCGAACTCATTCCGACTTCCGAAAATCTGGCTCGCGTCATTTTCGATGTACTTCAGCCGAAAGTCGATAACGGCGCGCGCAAACTGGCGCGCATCGGACTCAACGAAACACAGAAAAATTACTTCGAGGTAGAAGCCTAA
- a CDS encoding M20 family metallopeptidase, which translates to MLSLHDLAPAPSLDLSPEDDVVALRRDFHAHPEIGFHETRTAGIVAERLRALGLEVHEGIGVTGVVGILRGAREGRTVLVRADMDALPIVEENDWAWKSTAMGAMHACGHDAHTATGLTVARLLVSEKESLRGNVVFMFQPAEEGLGGAMRMLDDGLLEILKPDVCLALHIWSEIEAGKVAISDGPVMAGTDDFRCVIRGKGGHGAMPHQAIDPVIVAAHVVTALQSVVSRSIPPTASGVVTVGKLQAGTAFNIIPDTAFLEGTVRAFEEPVRALLETRVREICETLPQAWGASAEFSYTRGFPATVSTPEVCDVVRAAAAKVVGAENVIPFEPTMGAEDFSQVLERVPGCYFFVGGRNAEIGATWPHHHPKFNICESALMIGARTLTESVKACLES; encoded by the coding sequence ATGCTTTCCCTTCACGATCTCGCGCCTGCGCCGTCCCTCGACCTTTCGCCGGAAGACGACGTTGTCGCGTTGCGCCGCGATTTTCACGCGCACCCGGAAATTGGGTTTCACGAAACGCGCACAGCGGGAATCGTGGCGGAGCGGCTGCGCGCGTTGGGATTAGAAGTGCACGAAGGCATTGGCGTTACCGGCGTTGTTGGCATTTTACGCGGCGCGCGCGAAGGAAGAACGGTTCTGGTGCGCGCCGATATGGACGCACTGCCAATTGTCGAAGAAAACGATTGGGCATGGAAAAGCACCGCTATGGGCGCGATGCACGCCTGCGGCCACGACGCGCACACGGCAACAGGTCTCACTGTCGCGCGGCTATTAGTGAGCGAAAAAGAATCGCTGCGTGGGAACGTCGTTTTCATGTTTCAGCCCGCCGAAGAAGGCTTGGGCGGCGCAATGCGAATGCTCGACGATGGCTTGCTCGAAATCTTAAAGCCCGATGTGTGCCTCGCGCTGCATATCTGGAGCGAGATTGAAGCAGGCAAAGTCGCGATTTCCGACGGCCCTGTCATGGCGGGCACCGACGACTTTCGCTGTGTGATTCGCGGCAAAGGCGGACACGGCGCGATGCCCCATCAGGCCATCGACCCTGTTATTGTAGCGGCTCATGTTGTGACGGCGCTGCAAAGCGTGGTGTCGCGGAGCATTCCACCTACAGCATCGGGCGTTGTCACCGTAGGTAAGTTGCAGGCGGGTACAGCGTTCAACATCATTCCCGATACGGCCTTTCTCGAAGGTACGGTGCGCGCGTTTGAAGAGCCCGTGCGCGCGCTCTTGGAAACACGCGTGCGCGAAATATGCGAGACGTTGCCACAAGCGTGGGGCGCAAGCGCCGAGTTCAGTTACACACGCGGTTTTCCCGCGACCGTGAGCACGCCCGAAGTTTGCGACGTGGTGCGCGCGGCGGCGGCAAAAGTTGTGGGAGCCGAAAACGTGATTCCGTTCGAGCCAACCATGGGCGCGGAAGATTTTTCTCAAGTTCTGGAACGCGTTCCCGGCTGCTACTTTTTCGTGGGTGGCCGCAATGCCGAAATCGGTGCGACTTGGCCGCATCATCATCCGAAATTCAACATCTGCGAAAGCGCATTGATGATTGGGGCGCGCACTCTGACAGAATCTGTCAAAGCCTGTTTGGAAAGCTAA
- a CDS encoding ABC transporter permease, whose protein sequence is MRALSRVRWLTPFIAIGLALMVSAAFIALAGGDVRAAFGALVYGAAGNKIRLAETLSKAIPLCLAGLGVALAFRAGFWNIGAEGQMLMGALAATALATRGGIFSNLFFVLLGGALAGAAWALIAGWLKFRRGAPEIIATIMLNYVAVQLVAFAVLGPLQERVRRQPQSDVFPVSAQLPSLISGTTFHAGAFLALACAVACWHLLFRTETGFLMRASGEGERAARLHGIAVEKQRVLAVGLSGALCGLGGACALAGATKQLAQGELGFGYTAIAVALLANSHPLGIVPTAIFFGALSAGGGSMERLAGVPAVTVAVVTGAVIFAVAVFSRRR, encoded by the coding sequence ATGAGAGCGCTTTCCCGTGTGCGCTGGCTCACGCCCTTTATTGCGATTGGCCTCGCGCTGATGGTTTCTGCTGCCTTTATCGCGCTTGCAGGGGGCGATGTGCGCGCGGCGTTCGGGGCACTCGTTTACGGAGCGGCGGGCAACAAAATCCGCCTCGCGGAAACCTTGTCCAAAGCGATTCCTTTGTGTCTTGCGGGCTTGGGCGTGGCGCTCGCGTTTCGCGCCGGATTCTGGAACATCGGTGCCGAAGGTCAAATGCTGATGGGCGCGCTGGCGGCGACAGCGCTTGCGACACGCGGTGGCATTTTCAGCAATCTGTTTTTCGTTCTTCTCGGCGGCGCACTTGCGGGCGCGGCGTGGGCGTTAATCGCGGGCTGGCTGAAGTTCCGGCGTGGCGCACCGGAAATCATTGCCACGATTATGCTCAATTATGTCGCGGTGCAACTGGTGGCATTCGCGGTTCTCGGCCCGCTGCAAGAACGCGTTCGACGCCAGCCGCAAAGCGATGTTTTTCCCGTTTCGGCGCAATTGCCGTCTCTCATTTCCGGCACGACGTTTCATGCGGGCGCTTTCCTCGCCCTTGCCTGCGCGGTCGCATGCTGGCACTTGTTGTTTCGCACCGAAACCGGCTTTCTGATGCGCGCTTCGGGCGAAGGCGAGCGCGCCGCACGCTTGCATGGCATCGCTGTCGAGAAACAGCGCGTTCTGGCGGTTGGGCTTTCCGGCGCGCTGTGCGGATTGGGCGGCGCGTGCGCGTTGGCGGGCGCAACAAAGCAACTGGCGCAGGGCGAACTGGGCTTCGGCTACACCGCGATTGCCGTCGCATTGCTGGCGAATTCTCATCCATTGGGAATTGTGCCTACCGCGATTTTCTTCGGCGCGTTATCGGCGGGCGGCGGCTCAATGGAACGATTGGCGGGAGTGCCTGCCGTTACAGTTGCGGTTGTCACCGGCGCGGTTATTTTTGCTGTGGCCGTCTTTTCGCGGCGACGCTAA
- a CDS encoding carboxypeptidase-like regulatory domain-containing protein — MKWLRSLPITVALLLATSLESHAQTVHVRDKDGKPVAGAIVSFATPGSKAVEGTSDANGTFVPPPLPRQYLQIMVYAPGHALWARMLLLAPPLIEARLKTGITVRGTVQQKNVSVAGTTVAVRDIAPSEDETDSDSQFFAMPQRVDEHPRIAAFFRATTDASGRWTINDLPRDTTTVALADARYAALAVTSVGTEEAPPLEARAAGLVTGRVTGENGAIAGVTVRASMHTEMRVLTFKGLTAADGRFTIAGLPAGSYTLSVEPTATGTAAARDKVVVREGETTTSEFRWQRGALLQVEARDVAGAPLSGVLVSPYIEGSQPLEHMTQLTDARGRYQTRVAPGEISLRMEPPFGYLPVSDDDTPEADEEIELTLADGETETLTPKWKRAASVAGIAVDEKGVPLRNVRIRLGEWYQRQNAVTDEMGRFVIEGVAPQTWKLSASAPESAWDIVSPKTLRVGEKNLENERWVFRRAPVVSLQGRVVDAGGAPVEDAQVEIAIRMSQYDMPRMRRLATDAQGRYEMKGLRPDWTAEIKSVVKTGYSLVLAGAVARRASVLGVSGNAVPDVTTPFLGADSVVVRGSARTGRVVDAAGKPVANAEILSAQGEGRNVVSNEQGQFALPALPQGEVHVFAAHGTAWGKVQSISTVLPDIAVRAQTPQPLEAQSAHALLKELWQTAGRTANSVPATLSRLDPEAALRLLATAPDEKTLVAARTNLTQQLAEYQPAFLQAHPELLDSMPEKPLEVQLLALALARNAPDMARAFTARLAAQPVLDSNRALLLAALAARLQLPDAASRADAAIATLKPSDKDVRSWTERIGIAASGSASLARRVLDVGPPEARTAMLGTAAGVLAKTDLPAALQLLDALKTQPPAQDKDAAWTENNPDYAFASAAQQAIHVLARGSKEDREAAYALAQRVHGRSSSGQSVQAMAAAGIESLDPARALATWIKVAGPAPDVFFSRERMRLAALIRSRDEAAGKPFFISERTTLDVPPKEFMPQTRDESRGVNAERAAMWAFYAAPYEPAAARIWLEREWLRLAPEAAETAPLTEQKDSWDLPLPRARAAVVRAMVALDGKRAVEMAQTLPEGSWRLRSRTLRNIALWSLMPQGTRSTVSFSDQLFNDSWLDGDFGW, encoded by the coding sequence ATGAAATGGCTTCGGTCTCTGCCGATTACGGTCGCACTTTTACTCGCCACATCCCTAGAATCCCACGCGCAAACTGTTCACGTCCGCGATAAAGACGGAAAGCCCGTTGCAGGCGCGATTGTTTCTTTCGCGACACCCGGCAGCAAAGCCGTCGAAGGCACCAGCGATGCCAACGGCACGTTCGTCCCGCCACCGCTTCCCCGACAGTACTTACAGATCATGGTTTACGCGCCGGGTCACGCACTTTGGGCGCGCATGCTGTTGCTGGCGCCACCACTCATAGAAGCGCGGCTCAAAACCGGCATCACGGTACGAGGAACAGTGCAGCAGAAAAACGTTTCGGTAGCCGGCACCACTGTCGCCGTTCGTGACATTGCCCCGTCGGAAGACGAAACCGATTCAGACTCGCAATTCTTCGCGATGCCGCAGCGTGTGGACGAACATCCGCGCATCGCGGCTTTTTTCCGCGCCACGACCGACGCATCAGGACGCTGGACAATCAACGACCTGCCACGCGACACAACAACCGTTGCGCTGGCAGACGCGCGGTACGCGGCTCTGGCCGTGACGAGCGTAGGGACAGAAGAAGCGCCGCCGCTGGAAGCGCGCGCGGCTGGCCTTGTCACTGGACGTGTGACAGGCGAGAACGGCGCGATAGCGGGCGTCACGGTCCGGGCATCGATGCACACAGAGATGCGAGTCCTTACCTTCAAAGGTCTTACGGCTGCCGATGGCCGCTTCACCATCGCCGGGTTACCCGCTGGATCGTACACCCTCAGCGTTGAGCCAACGGCAACCGGCACTGCCGCAGCGCGCGATAAAGTTGTCGTGCGCGAAGGCGAGACAACAACCTCTGAATTTCGCTGGCAACGCGGCGCTCTTCTTCAAGTCGAGGCGCGCGATGTTGCCGGTGCGCCGTTAAGCGGTGTGCTCGTTTCGCCTTACATCGAGGGCTCCCAGCCGCTGGAGCACATGACACAGTTAACCGATGCCCGGGGCCGCTACCAGACCCGCGTTGCACCGGGTGAAATATCACTCAGAATGGAGCCGCCTTTTGGTTATCTGCCTGTATCGGATGATGACACGCCGGAAGCGGACGAAGAAATTGAACTCACCCTTGCCGACGGCGAAACCGAAACACTAACGCCGAAGTGGAAACGAGCCGCATCTGTTGCGGGCATTGCCGTCGATGAAAAGGGCGTGCCGCTGCGTAACGTGCGCATTCGACTAGGCGAATGGTATCAGCGCCAGAACGCGGTGACCGACGAAATGGGCCGCTTCGTAATCGAAGGTGTCGCGCCGCAAACATGGAAGCTGTCCGCGAGCGCACCGGAAAGTGCATGGGATATCGTTTCGCCAAAAACCCTGAGAGTCGGTGAGAAGAATCTGGAGAACGAACGATGGGTCTTTCGGCGCGCGCCGGTCGTTTCGCTGCAAGGCCGTGTTGTCGATGCAGGCGGCGCGCCGGTCGAAGATGCTCAGGTCGAAATTGCGATACGCATGAGCCAATACGATATGCCGCGTATGCGCCGTTTGGCGACCGACGCGCAAGGCCGCTACGAAATGAAGGGCTTGCGCCCCGACTGGACGGCAGAAATCAAAAGCGTCGTAAAAACCGGATATTCCCTTGTTTTGGCAGGCGCGGTAGCGCGGCGCGCTTCCGTTCTTGGAGTTTCCGGCAACGCCGTGCCCGATGTCACCACGCCGTTTCTCGGCGCCGATTCGGTCGTGGTGCGCGGATCTGCACGAACGGGCCGCGTTGTGGACGCAGCGGGAAAGCCGGTTGCCAACGCCGAGATTCTTTCGGCACAAGGCGAAGGGCGAAACGTTGTAAGCAACGAGCAAGGCCAGTTCGCTTTGCCCGCCTTGCCCCAAGGCGAGGTTCACGTTTTCGCCGCGCACGGCACAGCGTGGGGCAAAGTACAGTCGATTTCGACCGTACTTCCCGATATCGCGGTGCGTGCCCAAACACCGCAACCGCTGGAAGCCCAAAGCGCGCACGCGCTTTTGAAGGAGCTGTGGCAAACCGCTGGACGCACCGCCAACTCGGTTCCTGCCACCCTCTCGCGCCTCGATCCCGAAGCGGCGCTGCGACTGCTTGCCACTGCGCCGGATGAAAAAACTCTGGTCGCAGCGCGCACCAATCTCACGCAGCAACTGGCCGAATATCAGCCCGCGTTTTTGCAGGCACACCCCGAACTGCTCGATTCAATGCCCGAGAAGCCACTAGAGGTGCAACTCCTGGCGTTGGCCCTGGCTCGCAATGCGCCCGACATGGCGCGAGCTTTCACTGCCCGTCTCGCGGCGCAACCCGTGCTCGATTCCAACCGTGCCCTCTTGCTGGCCGCTCTTGCCGCACGCTTGCAGTTGCCCGATGCGGCATCGCGTGCTGATGCCGCCATTGCCACCTTAAAACCCTCCGACAAAGACGTGCGGAGTTGGACAGAACGTATTGGCATTGCCGCTTCAGGTAGCGCATCACTGGCGCGGCGCGTTCTCGATGTTGGGCCACCTGAAGCGCGCACCGCGATGCTCGGTACAGCAGCCGGTGTCCTGGCGAAAACCGATCTTCCGGCTGCGTTGCAACTCCTTGATGCGCTTAAAACTCAGCCACCGGCTCAAGACAAAGATGCTGCCTGGACAGAAAACAACCCTGATTACGCTTTCGCCAGTGCGGCTCAACAAGCGATTCATGTTCTGGCGCGTGGCAGCAAAGAGGATCGCGAAGCCGCTTATGCCCTCGCACAGCGCGTTCATGGGAGGAGCAGTTCCGGTCAGAGCGTGCAAGCGATGGCAGCGGCGGGCATCGAATCTCTCGACCCGGCGCGCGCGCTGGCGACGTGGATTAAAGTTGCGGGTCCGGCGCCCGATGTTTTCTTTTCGAGAGAGCGGATGCGTCTGGCGGCCCTGATTCGTTCGCGTGACGAAGCCGCCGGAAAGCCGTTTTTCATCAGCGAACGAACGACGTTAGATGTGCCGCCCAAAGAATTTATGCCCCAAACCCGCGACGAATCGCGCGGCGTCAATGCCGAGCGCGCGGCGATGTGGGCGTTTTATGCGGCGCCCTATGAACCGGCGGCTGCCCGGATCTGGCTCGAACGTGAATGGTTGCGTCTCGCGCCGGAAGCCGCTGAAACCGCCCCCCTGACCGAACAGAAAGACAGTTGGGATTTGCCTTTACCCCGTGCGCGGGCCGCAGTCGTCCGCGCCATGGTCGCACTCGATGGAAAGCGTGCCGTCGAGATGGCGCAGACGCTGCCTGAAGGCTCATGGCGGCTACGCAGCCGGACTTTGCGTAACATCGCGCTGTGGTCGCTGATGCCTCAAGGCACACGCTCGACAGTTTCGTTTTCGGATCAGTTGTTCAACGATTCGTGGCTCGACGGAGATTTCGGCTGGTAA
- a CDS encoding ABC transporter permease: MDQWLALLLSALAFGTPLLLAALGETVGERAGVLNIGLEGMMLAGAWAGVAAGWATGNAGVGVLGAIGAGASLAALFGFLVLSLRADAVVAGTGLNLFALGLTGVLHRALATRAGTYNAATLPQPFFWLVALVSTVLLAGFLARTRGGLKLRACGEHPSAALSAGVRVVRLRWAATIFCGAMCGLGGAFLSMSHTDSFNENMTAGSGFIALTIVILGRWNTVGALAAALLFGFARALQFRFQSALDESAYPLMLALPYFLTLLCLAGFAGTTRPPAALNVRED, from the coding sequence ATGGATCAATGGCTCGCCTTGCTGCTTTCGGCCCTCGCGTTCGGCACGCCGCTGCTTTTGGCGGCGCTGGGTGAAACCGTTGGCGAACGAGCGGGCGTGCTTAATATCGGGCTGGAAGGCATGATGCTAGCGGGAGCGTGGGCGGGCGTTGCGGCAGGTTGGGCGACGGGCAACGCTGGTGTCGGCGTCTTGGGCGCCATTGGCGCGGGCGCATCGCTGGCAGCGCTGTTTGGCTTTCTGGTGCTTTCGCTGCGGGCGGATGCCGTTGTTGCCGGAACCGGATTGAATCTTTTTGCGCTCGGCCTCACCGGAGTTCTGCACCGCGCGCTTGCCACGCGCGCGGGAACTTACAACGCTGCAACGCTGCCGCAGCCTTTCTTCTGGCTGGTGGCCCTCGTTTCGACCGTACTTCTGGCTGGTTTTTTGGCGCGCACGCGCGGCGGGTTAAAACTGCGCGCGTGCGGCGAGCATCCTTCGGCGGCACTGTCAGCAGGCGTTCGCGTGGTGCGTTTGCGCTGGGCGGCCACCATTTTTTGCGGCGCGATGTGCGGTTTGGGCGGCGCTTTTCTTTCGATGTCGCACACCGATTCTTTCAACGAAAACATGACTGCCGGAAGCGGCTTCATCGCCTTGACAATTGTGATTCTCGGTCGCTGGAACACGGTGGGTGCGCTGGCGGCGGCGTTACTTTTTGGCTTCGCGCGCGCTTTGCAATTTCGCTTTCAAAGCGCGCTCGATGAAAGCGCCTATCCGCTGATGCTTGCCCTGCCCTATTTTCTGACGTTGCTGTGCCTCGCCGGATTTGCGGGAACCACGCGCCCGCCCGCTGCCCTGAATGTGCGGGAAGATTAA